A single window of Sulfitobacter sp. JL08 DNA harbors:
- a CDS encoding type II toxin-antitoxin system ParD family antitoxin gives MVTRNVVLTETQDHLVQALVASGRYQNVSEAMRAGLRLLEQEEAQLAGIRKGLLEGLAQAKAGDIADGSGKDAIRRAFATARARS, from the coding sequence ATGGTGACACGCAACGTTGTCCTGACCGAGACCCAAGACCATCTGGTTCAAGCACTGGTGGCGTCTGGGCGCTACCAGAATGTGAGTGAAGCCATGCGCGCTGGCCTGAGGCTGCTCGAGCAGGAAGAAGCACAGCTGGCCGGGATCCGGAAGGGTCTCCTTGAAGGTCTGGCGCAGGCCAAGGCGGGTGATATTGCGGACGGCAGTGGCAAAGATGCGATCCGTAGGGCCTTTGCGACTGCGCGCGCGCGTTCATGA
- a CDS encoding alpha/beta fold hydrolase → MEHHFADCTLDDARLTLTRGGSAVAVEPKVFDLIHLLLRNAGDLVTRDRMVEEIWGGRIVSESAISACIAAARKAVGDNGKAQAVIRTVARRGLMLVAKVSREADARPSVPAQAPAATAQRIRYCKNEDGCAVAYAISGEGPPVLRFGPLQTTDLELEWAYGLHRSCISSMALHTRYLRFDNVGSGQSERVQREIDFETEARDAAAVSDAAGFDRFAAVSFSGGCLAALNFAALYPERLTRLAIVGGYVDGRSRRSADASPDALKGMIAEGWARPESAFASAFAMSYFPEGPAEEAREVLREMQAACPPETMLRDRDVINDATVAPLLDQVRCPVLILHARDDAVHPLSQAQKLAAGIPRAELVVLETANHVPLHGSACWESYNYTLAEFLTG, encoded by the coding sequence ATGGAGCACCATTTCGCCGATTGCACGCTGGATGACGCCCGTCTGACGCTAACTCGTGGTGGTAGCGCGGTGGCCGTGGAACCCAAGGTATTCGACCTGATCCATCTTCTGCTGCGCAATGCTGGAGACCTGGTGACGCGCGACCGAATGGTGGAAGAGATTTGGGGCGGGCGGATCGTGTCCGAGTCTGCGATTTCCGCTTGCATCGCGGCAGCGCGCAAGGCTGTGGGCGACAATGGCAAGGCACAGGCGGTAATCCGCACCGTGGCGCGGCGGGGATTGATGTTGGTGGCCAAAGTGTCGAGGGAGGCGGATGCTAGGCCTTCGGTCCCCGCTCAGGCTCCCGCCGCCACGGCTCAGCGCATCCGCTATTGCAAGAACGAAGATGGCTGTGCAGTCGCTTATGCTATCAGCGGCGAGGGGCCGCCCGTTCTGCGGTTCGGTCCACTGCAAACCACCGACCTGGAACTGGAATGGGCATACGGGCTCCATCGCTCTTGCATCTCGTCGATGGCACTCCACACCCGATATCTGCGCTTCGACAATGTGGGGAGCGGCCAATCAGAACGGGTCCAGCGAGAAATCGACTTTGAGACCGAGGCGCGTGATGCGGCCGCGGTGTCGGACGCGGCGGGCTTCGACCGCTTCGCTGCGGTGTCATTTTCAGGCGGATGCCTTGCAGCGCTCAACTTCGCGGCGCTCTATCCCGAGCGGCTTACGCGTTTGGCGATCGTGGGTGGATATGTCGATGGGCGGTCGCGTCGCAGCGCGGATGCGTCGCCCGACGCGTTGAAGGGCATGATCGCCGAGGGCTGGGCGCGCCCCGAAAGCGCCTTCGCGAGTGCCTTCGCGATGTCTTACTTTCCCGAAGGGCCGGCTGAAGAAGCGCGCGAGGTCCTGCGCGAGATGCAAGCCGCTTGCCCGCCCGAGACTATGCTGCGCGACCGGGACGTGATCAACGATGCGACAGTCGCGCCTCTGCTAGACCAAGTGCGCTGCCCGGTGTTGATCCTGCATGCACGCGACGATGCCGTGCATCCTTTGTCGCAGGCGCAGAAGCTAGCGGCGGGCATTCCGAGGGCCGAACTGGTGGTGCTTGAGACCGCCAACCACGTTCCCTTGCACGGCAGCGCATGCTGGGAGAGCTACAATTACACGCTCGCGGAGTTCTTGACCGGGTAA
- a CDS encoding winged helix domain-containing protein translates to MGIPINTEMFSYSGAYSGHHARYG, encoded by the coding sequence ATGGGTATTCCAATCAATACAGAAATGTTTTCCTACAGCGGCGCATATTCAGGTCACCATGCCCGCTACGGGTGA
- a CDS encoding DMT family transporter, which produces MTSISPPSSNADTHKHGVLFVFAAGVLWSTVGLGIRLIDDAVVWQILLYRSISMSLFLYVLIRIRSGESPFVQIRRIGSPVVIAGLSLVAAYSGGIYSIQNTSVANAMLLFATAPFMAAVLGWIVLRERVRFATWIAIVVAIGGIAIMVADKSGSVALKGSLAALGSAFGFAVFTVALRWGRTGEMLPAVFLSGLFAIAITLVICLGLGLPLVLSSNDSFISMGMGVFQAGAGLILYTLGSRSLPAAELALLSLAEVLLGPLWVWLFLGETASVNTLIGGVVLLAAIAGNAVSGKRRKPPPITAP; this is translated from the coding sequence ATGACGTCCATATCGCCCCCTTCCTCAAATGCGGATACCCACAAGCACGGTGTGCTTTTCGTCTTTGCGGCTGGGGTTCTGTGGTCAACGGTCGGTCTTGGTATTCGCTTGATCGACGATGCCGTCGTGTGGCAGATTCTGCTGTATCGGTCGATCAGCATGTCGCTGTTTCTTTATGTGCTTATTCGAATACGGTCGGGCGAAAGCCCCTTTGTTCAAATCCGCCGCATTGGTTCCCCGGTTGTTATCGCAGGACTTTCATTGGTTGCAGCCTATAGCGGTGGGATCTACTCAATTCAGAACACTTCGGTCGCGAATGCGATGCTGCTTTTTGCAACAGCACCTTTTATGGCTGCGGTTCTGGGATGGATTGTTCTGCGTGAACGCGTGCGCTTTGCAACCTGGATTGCGATTGTTGTTGCCATTGGCGGGATCGCGATCATGGTTGCAGACAAGTCCGGCAGCGTCGCTCTTAAGGGCAGTCTTGCGGCCCTTGGATCAGCGTTCGGTTTCGCCGTCTTCACTGTGGCGTTACGTTGGGGTCGAACAGGCGAGATGCTACCGGCGGTCTTCCTTTCGGGTCTCTTCGCAATCGCTATCACCTTGGTGATCTGTCTCGGGCTCGGGCTTCCGCTCGTTCTGAGCTCAAATGACAGCTTCATTTCGATGGGAATGGGGGTTTTCCAAGCCGGTGCCGGTCTGATCCTATACACGTTGGGCTCGCGTAGCCTCCCCGCGGCAGAGCTTGCCTTGCTATCTCTGGCCGAAGTCCTGCTCGGTCCACTTTGGGTCTGGCTCTTTCTGGGCGAAACGGCGAGCGTGAATACTTTGATTGGCGGCGTGGTTCTGCTTGCGGCCATCGCTGGGAATGCGGTGTCAGGTAAGCGACGAAAGCCTCCGCCCATCACCGCACCATAG
- a CDS encoding type II toxin-antitoxin system RelE/ParE family toxin, whose product MSRSFRLTRRAEASLTEIARWTIENFGLRQAELYEAELLNRCESIMNGQAHSRSCAVLVDDVEDLRFIRAGEHFLVFLDRSDEVIIVDILHSRSDLPRHVASLSALKSENS is encoded by the coding sequence ATGAGCCGATCCTTCCGGCTGACCCGTCGTGCGGAAGCCAGCCTCACTGAAATCGCCAGATGGACGATCGAAAATTTCGGGCTGCGCCAAGCAGAGCTTTACGAGGCCGAATTGCTCAACCGCTGTGAAAGTATTATGAATGGCCAGGCCCATAGCCGGAGTTGCGCAGTTCTCGTTGATGATGTCGAAGACCTGCGGTTCATAAGGGCAGGGGAGCATTTCCTGGTCTTTCTGGATCGATCGGACGAGGTCATCATCGTGGATATCCTACATTCCCGCAGCGATCTCCCTCGCCATGTTGCCTCACTTTCGGCTTTGAAGTCGGAAAACTCCTGA